The sequence GGCGTCGTCCTCCTCGCGGGCGCGCGAGGCCTTGGTCGGCTTGGGGGGCGGGGGAGGGGCCTGGGGCTTCTTGGGAGGCTCGGCCTCGGCCTGCTTCTTCTTGAGGTCCGTGAGAGCCGACTTGAAGGGGTTGTTGAACGCCTCGTTCTTCTTCTTGGGAGGGCCTCGGTCGCTCATGGTCCCTCTGTAATGCGTCAGGTGGGGCCGCGGTTCAACCGGGTTTTTGCCCGATGCGTGGCCCCTTCGTTGATCTAGAGAGTCCTGACAGGAGACCTCTTTGCCTTCCACGCCCTCTTCCGCCCTGGTCACCGGAACAGAATACGAACGGTTGTTGTCGAGCCTCCGGTTGAAGAGCCCCTGGGCCCTCGAAGAGCCTCCCGGGACCGCTTCGGACGAAGGCGTGGATGGTGCGCGGATGGCCGCGCGCGTGCGCGACAGCAGGGTCGATCACGGACCGTGGTGGTCGGCACTGGACGTGATCGATCAACAAGCGCGACTGGGAGCCCAGCGCGTCGCGATCGCGGACGCGGCCGTCGAGGTGACCTACGCGCGGCTGCGTGAGCGCACCCGCGCCCTGGCCGGGCGCTTGCGCACCCGGGGGATCGGCCGTGGGGATGTGGTCGCGGTCGTCATGGACCGTGGACTGGCGTTCATCGAGACCGCGCTCGCTCTCTGGCGGATCGGTGCGGCCTATCTTCCGCTGGCTCCGGCGCACCCGGAGGCATGGCGCGGGGACGTCATCCGGAGGGCGGGCGCGGTGCTGGTGGTGGGTCCGTCGCGGGCCAGCGCCGTACCGGGTGTCCCCCACCTCTCGCTCGACGAAGAGCCCGGCGCCAGCGAGCCCGCGGACGAGGACTCCGTGGACGAGGCGGCGCTCTCCCCAGAGGATCTGGCGTACATCATCTGCACGTCCGGCTCGACCGGCGAGCCCAAGCTGGTGATGATCGAGCATGGGGGAGTCGCCAACCTGCTCCATGCCCAGCGTGACGTCCTGGGGGAGCTGGGGCCACGGACGAGGGTGTTGCAGTTCGCCCACCCGTCCTTCGACGCGGCCTTGTTCGACATCCTGATGGCCCTGGCCAACGGCGGCCGTCTGGAGCTCATCGACGACTCGCGACTCTCCGGGGAGCCGCTGGCCGACGTGCTGCTGACCCGCCGGATCACCCACGCGGTGCTGCCGGTGTCCGTGCTGCGCACGCTGCGGCCTGGCCGGTTCACCGACCTGGAGCTGGTGATCAGCACCGGGGACGTGTGTCTCCCGGAGACCGCCCGGCAATGGTCGCCGTTCCACCGCTTCGTCAATGGATACGGGCCGACGGAGGTGACCGTGGGAAGCACGCTGCACACCGTGGTGGGCGATCCGGACGGCGAGCGGGTGCCCATCGGCCAACCCCTCTCCAACTACCATGTCGTCCTCCTCGACGAGCGCCTGCGCCCGGTGGCCGACGGGGCCCCGGGGGAGATCTGCATCGGCGGGAGCGGGGTCGGGCGGGGGTATCTGGGGCAACCCGCCCGCACCGCCGAGGCATTTGTTCCCGATCCCTTCAGCCCGGTGCCGGGCAGCCGCCTGTACCGTAGCGGGGATGTTGGCAGGCGGCGGGCGGACGGCACGCTCGAGTTTCTCGGTCGGCGTGATGACCAGGTGAAGGTCCGCGGCGCGCGCATCGAGCTCGGCCAGGTCGAGTCCGCCCTGGTCGCGCTGCCGGACGTGCGCGACGCGGTGGCCGTCATCGAGGGGAAGGGTGAGCGGCTCCTGGGCTATGTGCTACCGGTCGCGGCGGGGGGGCTATCGGCCGAGGCGATGCGCGCCGAGCTGCGCCGCCGCCTGCCCGGCTATCTGGTGCCGGATGTGATCGTGCGGGTCGATGAATGGCCACTGACCACGAGCGGCAAGGTGGACCGGGCCCGGCTGCCCCGCCCACGACGGCCGGACGGGGGATACCAACCGCCGCGCACGCCCCTGGAAGAGGCCCTGGCGGGGATCGCGGCGGAGTTGCTCCGGATGGAGCGGATCGGGGTGTGGGACGATCTGTTCGACCTGGGCGGCCATTCCCTGTTCGCCACGCAGCTCGCCGCCCGGGTGCGGAGCGCGCTGGGGGTGCACCTCGAGCTGAGTGCCGTGCTCGGGGCTCCGACGGTCGCCGAACTCGCCGCACACCTCGAAGACCGGCGGGAAGGGGGGGGGCCGGGCCCGCGCGTGGCCGAACCTGGCACCGGTATCGTTCCGTCCCATGCCCAGCAGCGTGTGTGGTTGATGCACAAGCTCAACCCGGACGCGCGGGCCTACCACTCGCAGGCGGTGTTCCGGTTGGTGGGAGCCCTGGATCTCACCGCGTTGCACGCCAGCCTCACCGACATCGTGCGGCGCCACGACGTGCTGCGCTCGCGCTTCCCCGAGGTGGAGGGGGAACTGCGCTGTGAGCTGGAGCCGCCCTGGGACGTGGAGGTCCCGCTGCGCGATCTGAGTGGCGCGGACGAGGCCCAGCAGGCACACCTGGTCGGTGAGGCCGTGCGCGACGTGTTCCAGACGCCGTTCTCGCTCGCCGAGGGCAGGCCCTTCCGCTGGCTGCTGCTCCGGCTGGGCGCGGACGAACATGTCTTCGTGCATGTCGAGCACCACATCGTGCACGACGGCTGGTCCTTCAATGTCTTCGTCCGCGAGCTGATCGATGGCTACACCGACCACGTGCGCCACGGCCGGGTGCGGCGTGCGGACCCGCCGGTGCGGTACTACGACTACGCTCGGTGGCAGCGGGAGTGGTGTGGTGGCGCTGCCGCCACGGCGCAGCGCCGCTTCTGGCGCCAGGAATTGGAGGGCGCCGAGACCGTGCTCCAGCTCCCCCGCCGCGCCAGGCCCGCGTCGAAGACGTTCCGCGGAGCGGCGCCCCGGATGGAGATCGACGGAGAGCTCGCGCGCCGCCTTCAAGACCTGGCCGATCGGAACAAGACCTCGCTGTTCACCACGCTCCTCGCGGCGTTCTTCGTCCTGCTGCACAGGTACACCGGGTCACCCGACATCCTCGTTGGGTCCGGGGTCGCCAATCGGCGCTGGCAGGACTCCGAGAAGCTCCTGGGAATGTTCGTCAACACGGTCGTGCTGCGCGGCCGGCTTCACGGCAACCCCACGTTCGAGGAGTTCCTGGGGCGGGTCCGGCGGACCTCCCTGGCCGTCTATGACAACCAGGAGCTGCCGTACGGGATGATCTTCGCGGAGTCACCCGCGAGGCAAAACGACGGGCTCCACCCGCTGATCCAGGCCATGTTCAGCTTCCACGACGCACCGCTGGGCCCGCTCGGCGCCGCTCCGCTCGACGTCTCCGTCGTCGAGGGACTGAGCAATGGTTCGGCCAAGTTCGAGCTGGCCGTCGTCGCCGTCCCCCGTTATGCCGCGCCGGGGCATATCAGCCGGTTGCCCGGGAACGTCGTGCACATCCCCCGGTCCGATGCCCCCGTGCGTGCCAGCCCGCGCTCGTCCCTGCAAGGCATCATGCTCGCCTGGGAGTTCGACCGGGACCTCTTCGAGGACTTCTTCATCACCGGGATGCTGTCCGCGTACCAGCGGCTGTTGCACGCCATCACCGACGCTCCGCGCACCCCGGTGTCGGAGCTGTCCTTGATGGACGATGCGCAGCGGCGCGCGCTCGTCTCCAGGGGACCCAGGCGTGACGCACCGGCGCGAGGGTTGCCCGAGCTCGTCGAGCACTGGGCCGAACGCATGCCGGACGCCCCCGCGGTGGTGTCGGGTGACTCGCCGATGTCCTACCGCGAGCTCACGCATCGGGCGGGACGGCTGGCGCGTCATCTGCGTGGCCTCGGGATCGGTCGGGGGGACCTGGTGGCGGTGTGCGTCCCGCATTCGGCCGGGCTCGTCGTGGCCCAACTGGGTGTCCTCCAGTCGGGGGCGGCCTTCCTCCCGTTGGAGCCCAACCACCCTTCCTCCTACCGGGAGAGGATCCTCCTGGATGCCGGGGTACGGGCCGTGGTCACGACGGCGGAGCTGGCCGACCAGGTATCGGGTATCCCGGTCGTGCGGCTGGACGACGTCTCCGACGCGCCCGGGAGCCCGCTGCCCTCGGGAGATGCCCGCGAGCTCGCGTACGTCATCTACACGTCCGGTTCGACCGGCAAGCCCAAGGGCGTCATGGTCGAGCACGGCTCGGTCGTGGCCCGGCTTCACGGGTCGGACCTGATCGATCTGGCGCCGGGCAAGAGGATGCTCGCCCTGGCGTCGGCGTCCTTCGATGTGTCGGTGCTGGAGATCTGGGGACCGCTGGTGAACGGCGCGGCGATCCACTTCCTGCCACCCGGCTGGGACGTGCGAGGCCTGGGACAATGCATCACCGGCAACGCGATCACCCACGCCTTCCTCACACCCGCGGTGTTCAACCAGGTGGTGGCCGAGACCCCGGAGGTGCTCGACCACATGGACCGGGTCCTGGTCGGAGGCGACATCGTCTCCCCGGACGCGTTCCGCGCGCTGCGGAGCCGGGGCATCACGCGGGTGACGAACGCCTACGGCCCGACCGAGACCACCATTCTGGCCAGCGGACAGCGGCTCGAGGACTGGCACGACGTCGAGGGGACCAGTGTGCCGATTGGCCGAGCCCTGTCCAACGCCCAGCTCGTCGTGCTCGACGCGTTCTCGCAGGTGGTTCCGCCGGGTGTGGTCGGAGAGATCTGTATCGGCGGACCCATCGTCGCACATGGTTACCTGGGCATGCCGGGCCTCACGTCCGAACGGTTCGTGCCCAACCCGTTGGGCTCCCTCCCGGGCGAACGGCTGTACCGCAGCGGAGACCTGGGCCGGTGGCTCCCCGGCGGGGTGATCGAGTTCCTGGGTCGCCGCGATGACCAGGTGAAGATCCGGGGCTTCCGGGTGGAACTGGCCGAGGTGCGAGCTGGACTGGCCGCCCATCCCGGGGTGCTCGACGCCGTCGCCCTCACCGACCGGGTGGGGGACGAGCCGCGGCTCATCGGCTACGTCGTGGCCGCACCGGGGGCCGCACTGTCCGGTCAGGCGATACGCGAGGACATGGCACGCAGGGTGCCCGGACATCTCGTGCCTGGTGTCGTCATGGTCGTCGAGGCGTGGCCGTTGACCACCAGCGGCAAGCTCGACCGGTCCTGCCTGCCCACACCGCACGGGAGCGCGGACGCGCCTTTCCTGGCGCCGCGGAACGAAACGGAGACCCGGATCGCCGCGCTCGTCATCGAGTTGCTGAAGGTGGACCGGATTGGTGTCCATGACAGCCTGTTCGCGCTGGGCATGCATTCGTTGCAGGCCATGAAGCTCGCCGCGCGGCTGAGCAGGATGGCCGGTCGGGAGGTTGGACTCTCCACGATCTTCACCCGCCCGACCGTCGCGCAACTGGCCGACGTGCTCTCCACGTTGCCTCCCGCGCGGTCCACGATTCCCAGGTTGCCCCGCGCATGACGACCGTGTTCCCGATGTCCTTCGCCCAGCGGCGGTTGTGCTTCCTGCATGGGCTCGATCCCACGGGATTCGCCCACAGCTCGGCCCGTTGCTTCCAGGTGACGGGTCCGCTGGACGTCACCGCCCTGCGCGCGGCCGTGGACGTGCTGGTGGCCCGGCACGAACCACTGCGGACCGTCTTTCCGCTCGGTGCGAGCCAACACGTCACGGTTCTGGCCGCCGCCTGCGGGGTCGTGCTCGGACACCAGGCGGGCAGGGAGCGGGTGTTGCTCGGCCTGGCCGTGGCCAACCGCGAGCTGCCAGAGGTCGAGCGCGTGCTGGGCTTCTTCGTCAACACCGTCGCGTTGCGGATCGATCTGAGCGGGGACCCGGACTTCCGCGAGCTGCTCGGGAGAGTGGCCGACGCCACCGCCGCCTATGCGCACCAGGATCTGCCTTTCGAGCAGCTCGTGGCCGAGCTCGCCCCCCCGAGAGACCCCGTCCGTTCGCCCCTCGTGCAGGTCAACTTCGCCCATCACCCGGCGGGATCCATGGGGGTGATGGCACTGCACGGCTGCGCGGTGCGCGAACACCTGCTGGACTTCGCCACCGCCAAGTTCGAGCTCACCCTGCGTGTCGAGGAGAGCGTGGACGGAGCGAGCGTCGTCTGGGCCGAGTTCGATGAGCGCGTCTTCGACACCGGATTCATCGACGGCCTGTTGTCCTCCTATGAGGAGGTCCTGCGCACCGCCGCTCTCGAGGTGCCGGTGTCCCGCCTGCTGTCCGCTCGAGGCGCGACGGAACGGGTCCTCACCCGGATCTTCGCCGACGTGCTCGGCGTCGAGACGGTAGGCCCGCACGATGACTTCTTCCGTCTTGGCGGCCATTCCCTGCTGTTGGTCGATGTGGCGGTCCGGGTTCGCGCCGAACTCGGTCGTGACATTGGATTGCGCGACCTGTACCAGACCCCCACGGTGGTTGGAGCCGCCGCTCGCCTCGAGCGAGCTGGAGACACACGATGAGCGATTCCTATCCATTGCCCAAGGACTGGAGGTGCCCCCTGGATCCTCCGGCCGGATTCAAGCGTCTCCGGCAGGAGGCGCCGGTGTCTCGGATTCGGGTGTGGGATGGCAGCACGCCGTGGCTGATCACCGGCTACGCGCAAGCCCTCGACGCCCTGGCCAACCCGCGCTTGAGCATGGACTTCAGGCTGCCGGGCTTCCCACACATCTCACCCGCGTCGGCGACCCGGAGAGACCGGCTCCTGCCGTTCCCGTTCCGCTCCGATGA is a genomic window of Cystobacter fuscus DSM 2262 containing:
- a CDS encoding non-ribosomal peptide synthetase, producing MPSTPSSALVTGTEYERLLSSLRLKSPWALEEPPGTASDEGVDGARMAARVRDSRVDHGPWWSALDVIDQQARLGAQRVAIADAAVEVTYARLRERTRALAGRLRTRGIGRGDVVAVVMDRGLAFIETALALWRIGAAYLPLAPAHPEAWRGDVIRRAGAVLVVGPSRASAVPGVPHLSLDEEPGASEPADEDSVDEAALSPEDLAYIICTSGSTGEPKLVMIEHGGVANLLHAQRDVLGELGPRTRVLQFAHPSFDAALFDILMALANGGRLELIDDSRLSGEPLADVLLTRRITHAVLPVSVLRTLRPGRFTDLELVISTGDVCLPETARQWSPFHRFVNGYGPTEVTVGSTLHTVVGDPDGERVPIGQPLSNYHVVLLDERLRPVADGAPGEICIGGSGVGRGYLGQPARTAEAFVPDPFSPVPGSRLYRSGDVGRRRADGTLEFLGRRDDQVKVRGARIELGQVESALVALPDVRDAVAVIEGKGERLLGYVLPVAAGGLSAEAMRAELRRRLPGYLVPDVIVRVDEWPLTTSGKVDRARLPRPRRPDGGYQPPRTPLEEALAGIAAELLRMERIGVWDDLFDLGGHSLFATQLAARVRSALGVHLELSAVLGAPTVAELAAHLEDRREGGGPGPRVAEPGTGIVPSHAQQRVWLMHKLNPDARAYHSQAVFRLVGALDLTALHASLTDIVRRHDVLRSRFPEVEGELRCELEPPWDVEVPLRDLSGADEAQQAHLVGEAVRDVFQTPFSLAEGRPFRWLLLRLGADEHVFVHVEHHIVHDGWSFNVFVRELIDGYTDHVRHGRVRRADPPVRYYDYARWQREWCGGAAATAQRRFWRQELEGAETVLQLPRRARPASKTFRGAAPRMEIDGELARRLQDLADRNKTSLFTTLLAAFFVLLHRYTGSPDILVGSGVANRRWQDSEKLLGMFVNTVVLRGRLHGNPTFEEFLGRVRRTSLAVYDNQELPYGMIFAESPARQNDGLHPLIQAMFSFHDAPLGPLGAAPLDVSVVEGLSNGSAKFELAVVAVPRYAAPGHISRLPGNVVHIPRSDAPVRASPRSSLQGIMLAWEFDRDLFEDFFITGMLSAYQRLLHAITDAPRTPVSELSLMDDAQRRALVSRGPRRDAPARGLPELVEHWAERMPDAPAVVSGDSPMSYRELTHRAGRLARHLRGLGIGRGDLVAVCVPHSAGLVVAQLGVLQSGAAFLPLEPNHPSSYRERILLDAGVRAVVTTAELADQVSGIPVVRLDDVSDAPGSPLPSGDARELAYVIYTSGSTGKPKGVMVEHGSVVARLHGSDLIDLAPGKRMLALASASFDVSVLEIWGPLVNGAAIHFLPPGWDVRGLGQCITGNAITHAFLTPAVFNQVVAETPEVLDHMDRVLVGGDIVSPDAFRALRSRGITRVTNAYGPTETTILASGQRLEDWHDVEGTSVPIGRALSNAQLVVLDAFSQVVPPGVVGEICIGGPIVAHGYLGMPGLTSERFVPNPLGSLPGERLYRSGDLGRWLPGGVIEFLGRRDDQVKIRGFRVELAEVRAGLAAHPGVLDAVALTDRVGDEPRLIGYVVAAPGAALSGQAIREDMARRVPGHLVPGVVMVVEAWPLTTSGKLDRSCLPTPHGSADAPFLAPRNETETRIAALVIELLKVDRIGVHDSLFALGMHSLQAMKLAARLSRMAGREVGLSTIFTRPTVAQLADVLSTLPPARSTIPRLPRA
- a CDS encoding condensation domain-containing protein, whose amino-acid sequence is MTTVFPMSFAQRRLCFLHGLDPTGFAHSSARCFQVTGPLDVTALRAAVDVLVARHEPLRTVFPLGASQHVTVLAAACGVVLGHQAGRERVLLGLAVANRELPEVERVLGFFVNTVALRIDLSGDPDFRELLGRVADATAAYAHQDLPFEQLVAELAPPRDPVRSPLVQVNFAHHPAGSMGVMALHGCAVREHLLDFATAKFELTLRVEESVDGASVVWAEFDERVFDTGFIDGLLSSYEEVLRTAALEVPVSRLLSARGATERVLTRIFADVLGVETVGPHDDFFRLGGHSLLLVDVAVRVRAELGRDIGLRDLYQTPTVVGAAARLERAGDTR